In Ciconia boyciana chromosome 17, ASM3463844v1, whole genome shotgun sequence, the genomic stretch TCTCAAGCCTAAGTGGGACATACAGTCTGTTCTGATTGCATGTACTCTTCTTCTGTCAGGAAGCCCGATGTGGTTATGTTATCATAGTGATGGCACTGTTTTGGTGCACGGAAGCCTTGCCGTTGGCTGTCACAGCTCTCTTTCCTGTCCTGCTGTTCCCGCTAATGAATATCATGGATTCAACAACAGTAAGAGATCTTACTCTATACATGTTTGCCTATGTATTTCTTAGTCAGCTTCTCTTATTCTGCGATTATTTCCAGGGTGATTTCCAGAGTGTGgtgcaaagaagagaaaattgcaCTATTGTTACACAGGGAATCATCTGTCCTCTCTATGGAACAGAACTTGCATGAGCCTAGAGTGAACTGTGGGTGGAGCTGCTAAtctgaaatcaaagcaaattCACTGTTTAGATGCAATCCATAGTTACTGCGTGCTAATGTCTTTGGGACAAGATCCTCCCTCAGAAAGTGCCTTCTCTCTAAACATTGGTTTCTTGTCactattttctctcccttgttcCATGTTACAGGTCTGTGGGGAGTATTTGAAGGAcacaaatatgctttttattgGGGGACTGCTGATGGCCATCGCTATTGAGAAATGGCACCTACACAAGCGCGTTGCTCTGCGGGTCTTGCTTATCACTGGTGTCAGACCAGCCCTGTGAGTAACTGTCATGAAAACGCTGTGGGATAAAAGGCTTCATGGCATTAGTTCTTATCTCAGAGTTGCCCGTAGTCTCCTATGTGATCTGCAAATCATATCCTACAAATGCTTTTCTACAGTCCAAGTGAGTTAGTGCCTGGGAAAACCTTGCAAATGGGGATCCTTTGATGTGTTACAGCCCTGGTGCCTCTTTTTTGAATTCCAAATGGCTTTAGGTGGAGAAATAGCAACAAGAGAGTCAATTCTGAGAAGACAAGGGTGCTGCTAGGCTTGGCCAGAAGCACAGCTTTAGACAATCAGGAAAGACTacagctgaaacacagaaaacatataCTCTCTAACTGTTACACTGAttgcaaagagaagagaaaatatgtggatgcttgttttaaaaacaacaaatgttTACCAGACTAGAACTTTAAGCTATGCAGAGGCTACATGGTCCTATTTAATTTGTCTCAGATCATGAGAAGAGGGAATACTGAAGGAAATTACAAAGcaatagaataaaaatgcatacaaGATAAAGCCCTTTTCATCTAATATATAATCTACATCTCATCTAGAGAATAATTTTGAGACAAATAACATAGTAATACTGAAACAAGGATTAGAATTTTATATGAGTAAGAAGAGAATCTTAAATGACAGAGGTGggataaaattacaaaaaaaagagatcatCTTCCTTACGGCTTATACTGATTGCCATTTGGGATCAAATTCAGTTTGCAATTTCTCTTCAAAGTATATTATAATACATTAATATGTGTTATTGAGATGATATGTCTTCCTCAGAAGCATGCAGAATAAGCAGGATACTGACTAGATAAACTGCTCCAAGATACCTGCTCCCACTTTCCTAGTCATAAGAATGTAAAAGTACAATTGGCTgaaattgcaaaaagaaaaatttatgtTAAATCTCACTGTGACATTCACAAAGCGGACTAGGGTAAGAGGAAGTGCTAGGTGTGAATTGCTAAGCATTTTCCAAACCCAGCATTTGTAACCAAAGCTTTGTAACAAAAAAAGGGCATTGCAGCGCTGAGTTCTGaaccttttcatttcagacttCTCATGGGTTTCATGATTGTGACTGCCTTCCTGTCAATGTGGATCAGCAATACCGCCACCACTGCCATGATGGTCCCAATAGCACAAGCAGTGTTGGAACAGTTGCACAAGTCAGAAATGGAGTCTAGCACAACTGGCCAAGCATCTGAAAATGTCAATAAAGGCTTTGAACTGCAGGAAGAGCCACCTAAACCAGATAGCtccaaagaaacagaggaaaaaggtgaGTGGGTTATGGGTGTCTTTCTCTTCGGGATAATGGAGGATGACCCGATGCCTTCTTCACCGTCATTACAGTTACTAGTAAATTCTAAAAGAATGTACCTAAAGCATCCTGTCTGTACCAGACAGCATTTATGAGGCTCTTCCATGAACCAGACAAAAGCACAGTAAGATCTACTGACTTGGTGGAAGTTAGAAATAGATTGAAAATACAAAGCGATAACTAAtcaataaaacaacaaaatgtatAAATTCTCCATTAGCTGAAGCCTTTACATTAGGCTTGATATTTCCCTGTATATTTATGTTAGTTCAATTATTATCTGCTGTGTAACTTATCAGATAACAGGGaatttccaaggaaaaattCCTGGCCTATTTCATGCCAGAAGATTAGGGATTAAAATGATCTTTCTAATCCAAAAATATACAATCATGCAACAATATCTCTTTACCAGCTGTCTCGCCCTCTTCCCATCTTTGAGACAACTCAAGTGTTTCTGAATGTAAATCTCAGTGCCAGCAGTCAGGTGCTGGTACAGAACGAGTTCCCTTCGGTCCAACCCCTCTGACTCTGTTGTACCTCCCTGAATTCTTGCCTCTCTCCTTGCCATGTGCAGTTCAGACATTGCCCTAGTTCACCGAGGAGTGTCAGCAGTACGTTTGGACTTTATCACACGTTTCAAACTCTATTCCTCTGAAAAACTGCTCTGTATCAAGACAATCAGTGAAAATGGACAGAAGATCAAAGAATTAACAATGCCATCCTTAAAATGAGGAATTCTGGCTCCTTCAGCTTTGAGTCCATTGTGTCCTAGCCTTGAAATACTGAATTACGCAGACACAAGATCTCTTCCTATCCAATCTAGCTTCTGTTACTCTTCTGTTCCTGTCTTGGGACCTAGGTAATAGTCATGTCCTGACAGTCgaggaagacagaaagataaatgaaaatCTGCTAGAGGACAAACACAAGAAATTCTGCAAGGGAATGTCTCTCTGTATTTGTTACTCAGCCAGTATTGGAGGGATTGCAACTCTGACTGGGACAACGCCAAATCTGGTACTGCAAGGACAAGTTGATGAGTAAGTCTGGTTGAATTTGGGATTACATACCCAATAAACTGCATCGTTCTGCTACAGCTGACTTCCAGCcaacacagagaaggaaaatataaatttggTAACTTTGTTGGGAAGTTAGCTTCTCTTCCTTAGTGGGCCTCACAGTACCTCCTCTTTTCTGAATcattaatgaaatacaaagagAACGCAGAATTTTGGACACTCACAGCCATCTACATTTTACAGGCTCTTTCCTAACAATGGCAATATCATCAACTTTGCCTCTTGGTTCTCCTTTGCCTTCCCCACCATGATCGTGTTACTGGTTTTGACATGGATTTGGCTGCAGATACTGTACTTGGGCTTTAAGTAAGTACTCTTTACACACTGTAATGCACCTGACAGGCCTGTTAGCAAGTACTCATTACATGTTGTAACACAAGTGATACTTTTATTGATGAGCCTATACTCAAAAGACAGCAAGGGACAAAGCCCTCACGTACAACAGAGACTAGCAGAACAGCATACTAAGTATTTGTTAAAATACTGCAACCTTTTCTCCAAGGAACCTGATCAAATCCCAGCTAAATGTACTCTGTAGCTGAAAACAGGAAGTTATAACTGTGTAACACCTGTTCTGCAGCATTGCTTTCATGTCCTGAAAGACTGTTGTGCTTCAAaccaggaaaattatttctacatATAGCTGGTAAATACCTTTGTGACGAGAGTTGCTACAGACCTAGAGGATTAGTATTGTGCCAGTTCCCAATGCTAATCACCTCGTACAACCGGCTTGCACTACCTGTTTAATACTTAGCCTATCACTTTTGTATTATCCCCAacctcctttcttttaaatggaaagagctCTGCAATACCTGCAATGGTAGATTTGTCTTCAAATTCCTCTTctaaaattctccttttctgtaattttaaaaagcttggcAACTGTTTACTTCCTGGTGATCATATAGCTTTGAGGATCACAAACATTGTCATTATTCCCCCGCGTGTCCAGACAGCACACCTGTTTATGTTTAGATCATGAGCTTTTAGGGGTAGGAAGCCTCTCTCTGATCATCTTGGCAGTACACAGTACAACGCAGTTACTATCCAACACCTATGGCTGCTAATGCTACGATAGTAATTTATATATAATTgccatatgcatatataaatacatatatctAAAAGACAATATGACTGAGTATAAAATTTGGATTCTTAACTCTGAGGATATCTGGCAAATTTCTCTGATATGTCTTGtccatttttttctagttttcagaagaattttggTTGTGCTGCAAACGCCTCTGCAAAGGCTAAGGAGCAACGGGCCTATGACATTATCAAGGAAGAGAGCAAGAAATTGGGCTCAATTAAATTTGCAGAAATAGCAGTTTTGATCCTCTTCGTACTACTGGTACTGCTCTGGTTTACAAGAGACCCTGGTTTCATACCAGGTTGGGCAACAGTTCTTTTCAACAAAAACAATACAAGGTATCACCACTTTTCCTCCTCACTTTGAATAAAAACGAAGTAGGCTAGATTTCATAAAGATGAAGACACGGCTAGACTAAATTTCTGACTGATCTATTGCAGCTATGTCACTGATGCTACAGTTGCCATCTTCATTTCAATTTTGTTGTTCATCATCCCTTCCAACATTTCTAACAGTGACAGAGATAAACAACAAACAGGTAAGTTTACTGAAGGCATCAAAAATCAACTGTCAGAATAGGTACCCGGgaagttttatattttagatTTACAAAGGAAATTTCAAACATTAATCAAGATTTCAAACTGCGCTTCCTGCATAGCTACAGCTGTATGCTTTAGGCTAGACAAGGCATATATCCCATAAAAGTTCTCTGTTTCTTGTAATTTAAGTAGGAAACTCTTATCCCAGCAGTGTCCCAGACTCTCGTATACACATATGTAAAAGCTTCTGAAGGTGGAGTCTTCAGGAGAGAATACATGACTCTACAGAAACACATACAGTTCTGCAGATATGTTGCCATGCTTTTAACTCGCTCTCGCCTTTATTCTACTATGCCTCTTGGAGCAGCTACAGATCATTCATTAGTATTTTTGCAAGtcaagttttaaaatctttgttgaTGAGGCTCCCATCATTTGCTTTAGGAGATAGTTCCACAGTCTACTTGATCTTGCTGACACAAgcgtttcctgatgttcagactaAACTCACCTCCCACCAAGAAGTCCTCCTTTCTTTGGAGGATGTAACACAGCTTACAAAATCTTTCTGGATTTTAGGCAGCAAGCCAAAGATCCGAGCACCTCCAGCTCTCTTGGACTGGAACACAGTTCACCAGAAAATGCCATGGAACATTGTGTTTCTGCTGGGAGGTGGCTTTGCCTTAGCCAAAGGCAGTGAGGTAACATTCCTCTGCTTACCTGGTATTTGTGTCTTCCTGGGTGTTTTCTGTCGTGCTTTTCATGCGTGCTCTCCTAGAACGCAAGAGGGCATGCTGGTAGCACCAAACACATTTCCTCAGCTAGTGGCAGTAGGACAGACTTCACTATCTTTAGGAGGAGTGATTAGAACAAATCTTTATTGTTGCCTATGCAACTGGGATCGTACTACCGATCAAGGCAGCATGATTAACTGTGTTTCTAAAGAAGTGGATGATTAAGAAACTACCCCAATACATTAAAGGttctattaaataaaacttaacTGATGTGGCAAGCATGAGGAGATATGTGCCCAGGATGTGTCCCCAAACTATTTCAAACAAACTACTTATGGAAATATGGTCTAAATTAAACTACTAAAAAACACATGTAGAGCTAGCTAGAGAACCTTCAGGAGCAGATAAAAACGTCTGGCTGTCAAACTGGAGGATGTACTGAGGTACTTCTGCAGGCATCTGCCAGGAGTCCAGtgctacaaattatttttcagtaattactTAGATGATGGAACagacaatacattttttaaatctatagACAATAAACAAATTGGAAAAGGCTTCAAATGCCTGGAAATACTAGTTTAGAATTCAAAGATCACAATAACCTCTAAAAGTGTTTCTAGAAAACAAGGATGCAAGTCAATATGGGAAATAGGAAGAAATAACCAAGTCTCAGAAATGCAAGATGTGGAAATGACTGGATAAGTTTTAAAGCTGCTCATACACCTTATTCTAGtcagtatttttatattgctactgagaaaaaagcaaacaactggAAACTATAGGTAGGACCATCATATATAAGACATGTAAAATATAATCCTTCCACTCAGGACTGGTAAATCCTCAGGTACAGTAATGCATTCAGTTTTGGATATCAGTCTTCAACAACATGTGGGCTATATGAAAAAAGCTCAGAGGAAGGTAGTAAGACTGACTGGATCTCTGGGAAACAtgtttggaaaagcaaagattCAAGAAATTACATTAAGTTTTCTAGAATAAGTCATCAAATATAtaaaagctgctgcagaaaggaaaatagtaCACTTTTTTATATTCT encodes the following:
- the SLC13A2 gene encoding solute carrier family 13 member 2, which translates into the protein MAGFLQMTLAFRKYLIIVLVPLLFLPLPLAVPTKEARCGYVIIVMALFWCTEALPLAVTALFPVLLFPLMNIMDSTTVCGEYLKDTNMLFIGGLLMAIAIEKWHLHKRVALRVLLITGVRPALLLMGFMIVTAFLSMWISNTATTAMMVPIAQAVLEQLHKSEMESSTTGQASENVNKGFELQEEPPKPDSSKETEEKDLGNSHVLTVEEDRKINENLLEDKHKKFCKGMSLCICYSASIGGIATLTGTTPNLVLQGQVDELFPNNGNIINFASWFSFAFPTMIVLLVLTWIWLQILYLGFNFQKNFGCAANASAKAKEQRAYDIIKEESKKLGSIKFAEIAVLILFVLLVLLWFTRDPGFIPGWATVLFNKNNTSYVTDATVAIFISILLFIIPSNISNSDRDKQQTGSKPKIRAPPALLDWNTVHQKMPWNIVFLLGGGFALAKGSEESGLSSWLGSKLTPLQQIPHPAIALLLCLLVATFTECTSNVATTTLFLPILASMAEAICLNPLYVMLPCTLSASLAFMLPVATPPNAIVFSYGQLKVIDMAKAGFVLNILGVLTITLAINTWASSLFQLQTFPSWANRTGTCP